In a genomic window of Neoarius graeffei isolate fNeoGra1 chromosome 13, fNeoGra1.pri, whole genome shotgun sequence:
- the g3bp2b gene encoding ras GTPase-activating protein-binding protein 2 isoform X3, whose amino-acid sequence MEEWRKCAVNPGLSVCLSACLTACSIPYPGDLKEMVMEKPSPLLVGREFVRQYYTLLNKAPDYLHRFYGRNSSYVHGGLDGSGKPEEAVYGQAEIHKKVMSLQFSECHTKIRHVDAHATLGDGVVVQVMGELSNRGQPMRRFMQTFVLAPEGSAVNKFYVHNDIFRYEEEVFGDSEAELGESEEEEAEEEQVETHTSPEPAQDSAPYYESPPVSNGVEEQQEEVGPEAEPEPQPEPEASQEAEADLSAEGELQPEEVEPDIEEKLPEEVEEKPPTPVSAPTPPPQTPEPPKPFSWASVTSKNLPPSGSLPTSGIPPHVVKASSVPPRVEIKQDSHAPLPRDQRRERPGFTQRGSRPDGTSAEAQGGKPYFAFKGRGESEGGEVEGRRTMRHPDSHQLFVGNLPHDIDEGELKEFFMTFGTVVEMRINTKGVGGKLPNFGFVVFDDLDPVQRILAAKVCVRTQERANHVPW is encoded by the exons catcccatatccaGGTGACCTGAAAGAGATGGTGATGGAGAAACCGAGCCCTTTGCTCGTAGGGCGCGAGTTCGTCAGGCAGTACTACACACTCCTGAACAAAGCGCCCGATTACCTGCACAG GTTCTATGGGAGGAACTCGTCATACGTGCATGGAGGTTTAGATGGCAGTGGGAAACCCGAGGAGGCCGTGTATGGCCAGGCT gagatcCATAAGAAGGTGATGTCCCTGCAGTTCAGTGAGTGTCACACCAAGATCCGACACGTGGATGCTCACGCTACTCTGGGAGATGGGGTGGTGGTGCAGGTGATGGGTGAGCTGTCCAACAGGGGACAACCCATGAGGAGGTTCATGCAGACCTTCGTCCTTGCACCTGAG GGTTCTGCAGTGAACAAGTTCTATGTTCACAATGATATCTTCCGCTATGAGGAGGAAGTGTTCGGAGACTCTGAGGCTGAGTTGGGAG AGTCTGAGGAAGAGGAAGCAGAGGAAGAGCAGGTGGAGACCCACACTTCTCCAGAACCTGCACAGGACAGTGCACCTTACTACGAGTCTCCACCCGTCAG TAATGGCGTGGAGGAGCAGCAGGAAGAGGTGggtccagaggcagaaccagaacccCAGCCTGAGCCTGAGGCTAGTCAGGAAGCAGAGGCAGACCTGAGTGCTGAGGGAGAACTTCAGCCTGAGGAGGTGGAGCCTGATATAGAAGAGAAGCTTCCAGAAGAGGTGGAGGAGAAACCTCCGACCCCTGTATCAGCCCCAACTCCACCCCCTCAGACCCCTGAACCACCCAAG CCGTTCTCTTGGGCCTCAGTGACCAGTAAGAATCTGCCACCCAGCGGCTCTCTGCCTACCTCTGGCATTCCGCCTCATGTTGTGAAGGCCTCCAGTGTACCA CCCAGAGTTGAAATAAAGCAGGATTCCCATGCTCCATTGCCTAGAGACCAGCGACGTGAGAGACCCGGGTTCACGCAACGTGGATCTAGACCTG atggcacttcaGCTGAAGCACAAGGTGGGAAACCTTACTTCGCCTTTAAAG GTCGTGGGGAATCTGAAGGAGGTGAGGTTGAAGGGCGCAGGACCATGCGTCACCCCGACAGTCATCAGCTGTTTGTGGGAAACCTTCCACATGACATAGACGAGGGAGAGCTCAAGGAATTCTTCATGA CGTTTGGGACAGTGGTGGAGATGCGCATAAACACGAAGGGCGTTGGAGGGAAACTGCCCAACTTTGGCTTTGTTGTGTTTGATGACTTGGACCCTGTGCAGAGGATCTTGGCAGCCaaggtgtgtgtgcgcacacaagaGAGAG CCAATCAtgttccgtggtga
- the g3bp2b gene encoding ras GTPase-activating protein-binding protein 2 isoform X2 codes for MVMEKPSPLLVGREFVRQYYTLLNKAPDYLHRFYGRNSSYVHGGLDGSGKPEEAVYGQAEIHKKVMSLQFSECHTKIRHVDAHATLGDGVVVQVMGELSNRGQPMRRFMQTFVLAPEGSAVNKFYVHNDIFRYEEEVFGDSEAELGESEEEEAEEEQVETHTSPEPAQDSAPYYESPPVSNGVEEQQEEVGPEAEPEPQPEPEASQEAEADLSAEGELQPEEVEPDIEEKLPEEVEEKPPTPVSAPTPPPQTPEPPKPFSWASVTSKNLPPSGSLPTSGIPPHVVKASSVPPRVEIKQDSHAPLPRDQRRERPGFTQRGSRPDGTSAEAQGGKPYFAFKGRGESEGGEVEGRRTMRHPDSHQLFVGNLPHDIDEGELKEFFMTFGTVVEMRINTKGVGGKLPNFGFVVFDDLDPVQRILAAKPIMFRGEVRLNVEEKKTRAARERETRATGDSRRGDRGPRGIMGNGMGRDRDGRGPPPSSSRPTIGSGRGSGENRFAGPRR; via the exons ATGGTGATGGAGAAACCGAGCCCTTTGCTCGTAGGGCGCGAGTTCGTCAGGCAGTACTACACACTCCTGAACAAAGCGCCCGATTACCTGCACAG GTTCTATGGGAGGAACTCGTCATACGTGCATGGAGGTTTAGATGGCAGTGGGAAACCCGAGGAGGCCGTGTATGGCCAGGCT gagatcCATAAGAAGGTGATGTCCCTGCAGTTCAGTGAGTGTCACACCAAGATCCGACACGTGGATGCTCACGCTACTCTGGGAGATGGGGTGGTGGTGCAGGTGATGGGTGAGCTGTCCAACAGGGGACAACCCATGAGGAGGTTCATGCAGACCTTCGTCCTTGCACCTGAG GGTTCTGCAGTGAACAAGTTCTATGTTCACAATGATATCTTCCGCTATGAGGAGGAAGTGTTCGGAGACTCTGAGGCTGAGTTGGGAG AGTCTGAGGAAGAGGAAGCAGAGGAAGAGCAGGTGGAGACCCACACTTCTCCAGAACCTGCACAGGACAGTGCACCTTACTACGAGTCTCCACCCGTCAG TAATGGCGTGGAGGAGCAGCAGGAAGAGGTGggtccagaggcagaaccagaacccCAGCCTGAGCCTGAGGCTAGTCAGGAAGCAGAGGCAGACCTGAGTGCTGAGGGAGAACTTCAGCCTGAGGAGGTGGAGCCTGATATAGAAGAGAAGCTTCCAGAAGAGGTGGAGGAGAAACCTCCGACCCCTGTATCAGCCCCAACTCCACCCCCTCAGACCCCTGAACCACCCAAG CCGTTCTCTTGGGCCTCAGTGACCAGTAAGAATCTGCCACCCAGCGGCTCTCTGCCTACCTCTGGCATTCCGCCTCATGTTGTGAAGGCCTCCAGTGTACCA CCCAGAGTTGAAATAAAGCAGGATTCCCATGCTCCATTGCCTAGAGACCAGCGACGTGAGAGACCCGGGTTCACGCAACGTGGATCTAGACCTG atggcacttcaGCTGAAGCACAAGGTGGGAAACCTTACTTCGCCTTTAAAG GTCGTGGGGAATCTGAAGGAGGTGAGGTTGAAGGGCGCAGGACCATGCGTCACCCCGACAGTCATCAGCTGTTTGTGGGAAACCTTCCACATGACATAGACGAGGGAGAGCTCAAGGAATTCTTCATGA CGTTTGGGACAGTGGTGGAGATGCGCATAAACACGAAGGGCGTTGGAGGGAAACTGCCCAACTTTGGCTTTGTTGTGTTTGATGACTTGGACCCTGTGCAGAGGATCTTGGCAGCCaag CCAATCAtgttccgtggtgaggttcgtctgAATGTGGAGGAGAAGAAAACCCGCGCCGCCCGAGAACGTGAAACCAGGGCCACTGGAGACAGTCGCCGTGGAGACCGTGGTCCCAGGGGCATCATGGGTAATGGGATGGGGCGTGACAGAGATGGGCGTGGCCCACCCCCATCCTCCTCCAGGCCCACGATTGGTTCGGGCCGAGGTAGCGGAGAGAATCGTTTTGCCGGGCCGCGCCGCTGA
- the g3bp2b gene encoding ras GTPase-activating protein-binding protein 2 isoform X1: protein MEEWRKCAVNPGLSVCLSACLTACSIPYPGDLKEMVMEKPSPLLVGREFVRQYYTLLNKAPDYLHRFYGRNSSYVHGGLDGSGKPEEAVYGQAEIHKKVMSLQFSECHTKIRHVDAHATLGDGVVVQVMGELSNRGQPMRRFMQTFVLAPEGSAVNKFYVHNDIFRYEEEVFGDSEAELGESEEEEAEEEQVETHTSPEPAQDSAPYYESPPVSNGVEEQQEEVGPEAEPEPQPEPEASQEAEADLSAEGELQPEEVEPDIEEKLPEEVEEKPPTPVSAPTPPPQTPEPPKPFSWASVTSKNLPPSGSLPTSGIPPHVVKASSVPPRVEIKQDSHAPLPRDQRRERPGFTQRGSRPDGTSAEAQGGKPYFAFKGRGESEGGEVEGRRTMRHPDSHQLFVGNLPHDIDEGELKEFFMTFGTVVEMRINTKGVGGKLPNFGFVVFDDLDPVQRILAAKPIMFRGEVRLNVEEKKTRAARERETRATGDSRRGDRGPRGIMGNGMGRDRDGRGPPPSSSRPTIGSGRGSGENRFAGPRR, encoded by the exons catcccatatccaGGTGACCTGAAAGAGATGGTGATGGAGAAACCGAGCCCTTTGCTCGTAGGGCGCGAGTTCGTCAGGCAGTACTACACACTCCTGAACAAAGCGCCCGATTACCTGCACAG GTTCTATGGGAGGAACTCGTCATACGTGCATGGAGGTTTAGATGGCAGTGGGAAACCCGAGGAGGCCGTGTATGGCCAGGCT gagatcCATAAGAAGGTGATGTCCCTGCAGTTCAGTGAGTGTCACACCAAGATCCGACACGTGGATGCTCACGCTACTCTGGGAGATGGGGTGGTGGTGCAGGTGATGGGTGAGCTGTCCAACAGGGGACAACCCATGAGGAGGTTCATGCAGACCTTCGTCCTTGCACCTGAG GGTTCTGCAGTGAACAAGTTCTATGTTCACAATGATATCTTCCGCTATGAGGAGGAAGTGTTCGGAGACTCTGAGGCTGAGTTGGGAG AGTCTGAGGAAGAGGAAGCAGAGGAAGAGCAGGTGGAGACCCACACTTCTCCAGAACCTGCACAGGACAGTGCACCTTACTACGAGTCTCCACCCGTCAG TAATGGCGTGGAGGAGCAGCAGGAAGAGGTGggtccagaggcagaaccagaacccCAGCCTGAGCCTGAGGCTAGTCAGGAAGCAGAGGCAGACCTGAGTGCTGAGGGAGAACTTCAGCCTGAGGAGGTGGAGCCTGATATAGAAGAGAAGCTTCCAGAAGAGGTGGAGGAGAAACCTCCGACCCCTGTATCAGCCCCAACTCCACCCCCTCAGACCCCTGAACCACCCAAG CCGTTCTCTTGGGCCTCAGTGACCAGTAAGAATCTGCCACCCAGCGGCTCTCTGCCTACCTCTGGCATTCCGCCTCATGTTGTGAAGGCCTCCAGTGTACCA CCCAGAGTTGAAATAAAGCAGGATTCCCATGCTCCATTGCCTAGAGACCAGCGACGTGAGAGACCCGGGTTCACGCAACGTGGATCTAGACCTG atggcacttcaGCTGAAGCACAAGGTGGGAAACCTTACTTCGCCTTTAAAG GTCGTGGGGAATCTGAAGGAGGTGAGGTTGAAGGGCGCAGGACCATGCGTCACCCCGACAGTCATCAGCTGTTTGTGGGAAACCTTCCACATGACATAGACGAGGGAGAGCTCAAGGAATTCTTCATGA CGTTTGGGACAGTGGTGGAGATGCGCATAAACACGAAGGGCGTTGGAGGGAAACTGCCCAACTTTGGCTTTGTTGTGTTTGATGACTTGGACCCTGTGCAGAGGATCTTGGCAGCCaag CCAATCAtgttccgtggtgaggttcgtctgAATGTGGAGGAGAAGAAAACCCGCGCCGCCCGAGAACGTGAAACCAGGGCCACTGGAGACAGTCGCCGTGGAGACCGTGGTCCCAGGGGCATCATGGGTAATGGGATGGGGCGTGACAGAGATGGGCGTGGCCCACCCCCATCCTCCTCCAGGCCCACGATTGGTTCGGGCCGAGGTAGCGGAGAGAATCGTTTTGCCGGGCCGCGCCGCTGA